The following coding sequences are from one Rutidosis leptorrhynchoides isolate AG116_Rl617_1_P2 chromosome 11, CSIRO_AGI_Rlap_v1, whole genome shotgun sequence window:
- the LOC139875227 gene encoding uncharacterized protein produces MRVIDFPKNSRLANVRFAPPNFDAGEKAKTKAFGNSMVTVPGVTPGVANMDTVGPASAAKRKGDHHVQVGPTKKKTTPSKDTVDKEVQLTKIECSLEGCQF; encoded by the exons ATGAGAGTTATTGATTTTCCAAAGAATTCCAGACTTGCGAATGTTAGGTTCGCGCCGCCCAACTTCGATGCGGGTGAAAAGGCGAAGACGAAGGCGTTCGGCAATTCGATGGTGACTGTCCCAGGTGTGACACCAGGGGTTGCCAACATGGACACTGTGGGCCCTGCTTCAGCCGCCAAACGAAAGGGCGACCATCATGTGCAGGTGGGGCCAACAAAGAAGAAGACGACACCAAGCAAAG ACACTGTTGACAAGGAGGTCCAATTGACAAAAATCGAGTGCAGCCTCGAAGGGTGCCAGTTCTAA